A part of Citrifermentans bremense genomic DNA contains:
- the xerD gene encoding site-specific tyrosine recombinase XerD, translated as MDRYLDLFLNYLLVEKGAAANTVAAYSRDLNRYLLFLGEREPGDIRASDVTGFLAKLKGEGISPRSRARALSAMRMLHRFLLREGYCELNPTAIVEAPKGVCKLPAVLSGREVEALLNSTLDTGVQELRDKAMLELLYATGLRVSELVGLKLGEVNLSAGYLMTIGKGDKERLVPMGESACRATELYLQKARGELLKEKSSPLLFLSRLGCGMSRQAFWNIIKKRALQAGVRTSISPHTLRHSFATHLLENGADLRSVQIMLGHADLSSTQIYTHVTRERMKKLHAEFHPRG; from the coding sequence GTGGACCGCTACCTCGATCTTTTCCTGAACTACCTCCTGGTCGAGAAGGGGGCGGCGGCGAACACGGTGGCCGCCTACAGCCGCGACCTGAACCGATACCTCCTCTTTCTGGGCGAGCGGGAGCCCGGCGATATCCGTGCGAGCGACGTCACCGGTTTTCTGGCGAAGCTCAAGGGGGAAGGGATCTCCCCCAGAAGTCGGGCCCGGGCCCTTTCGGCGATGCGGATGCTGCACCGCTTCCTGCTCCGCGAGGGGTACTGCGAGCTGAACCCGACGGCCATCGTCGAGGCCCCCAAGGGGGTGTGCAAGCTGCCGGCGGTCCTCTCCGGGCGCGAGGTGGAGGCTCTTTTGAACAGCACGCTCGACACCGGTGTTCAGGAACTGCGGGACAAGGCGATGCTGGAGCTTTTGTACGCCACCGGGCTTCGCGTCTCGGAACTGGTGGGGTTGAAGCTTGGAGAGGTGAACCTCTCCGCCGGTTACCTGATGACCATCGGCAAGGGTGACAAGGAGAGGCTGGTTCCGATGGGGGAAAGCGCCTGCCGGGCGACCGAGCTCTACCTGCAGAAGGCGCGGGGCGAGCTCTTGAAGGAGAAGTCGAGCCCGCTTCTTTTTTTGAGCCGGCTGGGCTGTGGCATGAGCCGCCAGGCCTTCTGGAACATAATAAAGAAGAGGGCGCTGCAGGCGGGGGTGAGGACCAGCATTTCGCCGCACACCCTGCGTCACTCCTTCGCCACGCACCTTTTGGAGAACGGCGCCGACCTGAGGAGCGTGCAGATCATGCTGGGTCATGCCGACCTCTCCTCCACGCAGATCTACACCCACGTGACCCGCGAGCGGATGAAGAAGCTGCACGCCGAGTTCCACCCGAGGGGTTAG
- a CDS encoding cofactor-independent phosphoglycerate mutase, translating into MKYVVLLGDGMSDQAVAALEGKTPLQAAKTPNMDFMARRGRLGLAHTVPEGYPPGSDVANLSMFGYDPVQCYTGRSPLEAASMGVELGPDDVAFRVNLVHLDARGGKLIMEDYSAGHISTEDGRELIEELQRQLGDEEFSFHPGVSYRHLMVWHNGKSQIKATPPHDITGQDILTHLPSGEGSDRLIYIMNSAQMIFHNHPQIKRRSAKGEAAANSIWLWGQGKAPAMEQFGPKFGLTGAVISAVDLIKGIGVYAGLDIINVPGATGYLDTNFDGKAKAAIEALKDRDFVFVHVEAPDEASHSGKLQDKIRAIELFDEKVVGPVLEGVKQYGEYRILCAPDHPTPIALMTHTSDPVPFVIYAGEKDEKREVAGYDESSAATTGLRVEPGYKLMELLLGR; encoded by the coding sequence ATGAAGTACGTAGTTCTTTTGGGCGACGGGATGTCAGACCAGGCAGTCGCAGCACTTGAAGGCAAGACGCCGCTTCAGGCGGCCAAGACCCCCAACATGGACTTCATGGCCAGGCGCGGCAGGCTGGGGCTCGCCCACACCGTTCCCGAAGGGTACCCCCCAGGAAGCGACGTCGCCAACCTCTCCATGTTCGGCTACGACCCGGTCCAGTGCTACACCGGCCGCTCGCCGCTGGAAGCGGCAAGCATGGGGGTGGAGCTCGGCCCCGACGACGTCGCATTCCGGGTGAACCTGGTGCATCTCGACGCGCGCGGCGGGAAGCTCATCATGGAGGACTACTCCGCCGGCCACATCTCCACCGAGGACGGCCGCGAGCTGATCGAGGAGCTGCAGCGCCAGCTGGGTGACGAGGAATTCTCCTTCCACCCGGGGGTAAGCTACCGGCACCTCATGGTCTGGCACAACGGCAAGAGCCAGATCAAGGCGACCCCGCCGCACGACATCACCGGCCAGGACATCCTCACCCACCTGCCGTCCGGGGAGGGGAGCGACCGCCTCATCTACATCATGAACTCGGCGCAGATGATCTTTCACAACCACCCGCAGATTAAGAGGCGCTCCGCCAAGGGCGAGGCCGCAGCCAACTCCATCTGGCTCTGGGGGCAGGGGAAGGCGCCAGCGATGGAACAGTTCGGTCCCAAGTTCGGCCTCACCGGCGCGGTTATCTCCGCCGTAGACCTGATCAAGGGGATCGGCGTCTATGCCGGGCTCGACATCATCAACGTCCCCGGAGCCACCGGCTACCTCGACACCAATTTCGACGGCAAGGCTAAGGCCGCCATCGAGGCGCTCAAGGATCGGGACTTCGTCTTCGTCCACGTGGAAGCCCCTGACGAGGCGTCGCATTCGGGGAAACTTCAGGACAAGATCCGGGCCATCGAACTCTTCGACGAGAAGGTGGTAGGACCCGTTCTGGAAGGGGTCAAACAGTACGGCGAGTACCGCATCCTCTGCGCGCCGGACCACCCGACGCCGATCGCGCTCATGACCCATACCTCCGATCCAGTCCCCTTCGTCATCTACGCCGGCGAAAAGGACGAGAAGCGGGAAGTGGCAGGCTACGACGAATCCTCCGCCGCCACAACCGGGCTCAGGGTGGAACCGGGCTACAAGCTGATGGAACTCCTCCTGGGGCGGTGA